The following coding sequences are from one Macrobrachium rosenbergii isolate ZJJX-2024 chromosome 36, ASM4041242v1, whole genome shotgun sequence window:
- the LOC136856572 gene encoding lysosomal acid glucosylceramidase-like isoform X2 — MKCLFTVTFCVFSLELFLVYSYDTEGACKSRDYGHGSTVCVCNEKYCDDLLAVQPPEVGKAQVISSNKDGVRWDVKIQEFQEHGNDVVSPVEILKIDRDDVKLYQKIIGFGGAFTDASGLNIQSVPEPLQEMILRAYYSPNGLEYSLGRIPVGGTDFSTRPYTYDDLKLGDVDPLLSKFSLTPEDLNYKIPLVKRALKMSGNPVKLFASAWGAPGWMKTNGKIYGKGKLLPQFYSSWAQYHVLFLKSYESHNISFWGLTTQNEPTDGLVKDFSFNSIGWTAEEQAAWIGEHLGPALHNSSYGTLKIMILDDNRFLLTGWVKDVMSNKQAATYVSGVAIHWYLDFVTPANVLDYTHKSYPDLFLLYTEACTGQWPWQPLKVVLGSWVRAQNYAADIIENLQHWVSGWTDWNLALDMKGGPNWAKNFVDSPIIVNAKDGEFYKQPMYYALAHFTKALPEGSQRVEINSSLAFDNSTIGLSYVGFVRPDNATSLILLNKSHEKIKIQLQEEKVGVLDLTLEAFSITTVTWKH, encoded by the exons ATGAAGTGTCTTTTTACAGTGAcgttttgtgtttttagtttgGAATTATTTTTGGTGTACAGTTACGACACAGAAG GAGCTTGCAAAAGTCGTGATTATGGTCATGGAAGTACGGTTTGTGTATgcaatgaaaaatactgtgatgATCTCCTTGCTGTGCAGCCACCGGAGGTTGGTAAAGCTCAAGTAATTTCCTCAAACAAAGATGGTGTCCGGTGGGATGTCAAGATTCAAGAGTTTCAGGAACATGGGAACGATGTAGTCAGTC CtgtggaaattttgaaaatagacCGAGATGACGTAAAACTTTACCAGAAGATTATTGGCTTTGGGGGAGCATTTACAGATGCGTCAGGTCTGAACATCCAGAGTGTGCCAGAGCCCCTGCAGGAAATGATTTTAAG ggCGTACTATTCGCCTAATGGGCTGGAGTACTCGTTAGGTCGCATTCCTGTTGGTGGGACGGATTTTAGCACCCGTCCATACACGTACGATGATCTGAAGCTAGGTGACGTGGATCCCCTCCTTTCTAAATTCTCTCTTACCCCAGAAGATCTGAATTACAAG ATCCCGCTTGTGAAGCGTGCCTTAAAGATGTCTGGAAATCCAGTCAAGTTATTTGCTTCAGCCTGGGGTGCTCCAGGCTGGATGAAAACTAATGGAAAGATTTACGGAAAAGGAAAATTGCTCCCCCAGTTTTACTCTTCTTGGGCTCAGTACCATGTTTT ATTTTTAAAGAGCTATGAATCGCATAACATCAGTTTTTGGGGCCTCACCACTCAAAATGAACCTACTGATGGGCTGGTGAAGGATTTCAGTTTCAACTCCATTGGTTGGACTGCTGAGGAACAA GCAGCGTGGATTGGCGAACATCTTGGTCCAGCTCTTCACAACAGCAGCTACGGTACTCTTAAGATTATGATTTTGGATGACAACAGGTTTTTGTTAACAGGTTGGGTTAAGGAT GTGATGTCAAATAAACAGGCAGCTACCTATGTATCAGGGGTGGCTATTCACTGGTATCTCGACTTTGTTACCCCAGCTAATGTTCTAGATTATACTCATAAGAGTTATCCAGATTTGTTTTTGCTATACACTGAAGCGTGTACAG GACAGTGGCCGTGGCAGCCACTGAAGGTTGTGCTGGGATCCTGGGTTCGAGCTCAGAATTATGCTGCAGATATTATTGAG AATCTACAGCACTGGGTGTCTGGTTGGACTGATTGGAATTTGGCACTGGATATGAAGGGAGGGCCTAACTGGGCCAAAAATTTTGTCGATTCTCCCATTATAGTTAATGCT aaaGACGGAGAATTCTACAAGCAGCCCATGTACTACGCCCTTGCTCACTTTACAAAAGCATTACCAGAAGGCAGCCAGAGAGTGGAAATAAACTCTTCATTAGCCTTCGACAACTCAACAATAGGGCTTTCATATGTTGGTTTCGTTCGTCCGGACAACGCAACGTCACTGATACTGCTGAACAA GTCTCATGAAAAGATCAAGATTCAGCTGCAGGAGGAGAAAGTTGGAGTGCTGGATTTGACATTGGAGGCATTTTCCATAACCACTGTAACGTGGAAGCATTGA
- the LOC136856572 gene encoding lysosomal acid glucosylceramidase-like isoform X1 translates to MKCHFTVTLCVFSFELSWVQSYDTGGACKSRDYGHGSTVCVCNEKYCDDLLAVQPPEVGKAQVISSNKDGVRWDVKIQEFQEHGNDVVSPVEILKIDRDDVKLYQKIIGFGGAFTDASGLNIQSVPEPLQEMILRAYYSPNGLEYSLGRIPVGGTDFSTRPYTYDDLKLGDVDPLLSKFSLTPEDLNYKIPLVKRALKMSGNPVKLFASAWGAPGWMKTNGKIYGKGKLLPQFYSSWAQYHVLFLKSYESHNISFWGLTTQNEPTDGLVKDFSFNSIGWTAEEQAAWIGEHLGPALHNSSYGTLKIMILDDNRFLLTGWVKDVMSNKQAATYVSGVAIHWYLDFVTPANVLDYTHKSYPDLFLLYTEACTGQWPWQPLKVVLGSWVRAQNYAADIIENLQHWVSGWTDWNLALDMKGGPNWAKNFVDSPIIVNAKDGEFYKQPMYYALAHFTKALPEGSQRVEINSSLAFDNSTIGLSYVGFVRPDNATSLILLNKSHEKIKIQLQEEKVGVLDLTLEAFSITTVTWKH, encoded by the exons atgaaGTGTCATTTCACCGTGACCTTGTGTGTGTTTAGTTTTGAGTTATCTTGGGTGCAAAGTTACGACACAGGAG GAGCTTGCAAAAGTCGTGATTATGGTCATGGAAGTACGGTTTGTGTATgcaatgaaaaatactgtgatgATCTCCTTGCTGTGCAGCCACCGGAGGTTGGTAAAGCTCAAGTAATTTCCTCAAACAAAGATGGTGTCCGGTGGGATGTCAAGATTCAAGAGTTTCAGGAACATGGGAACGATGTAGTCAGTC CtgtggaaattttgaaaatagacCGAGATGACGTAAAACTTTACCAGAAGATTATTGGCTTTGGGGGAGCATTTACAGATGCGTCAGGTCTGAACATCCAGAGTGTGCCAGAGCCCCTGCAGGAAATGATTTTAAG ggCGTACTATTCGCCTAATGGGCTGGAGTACTCGTTAGGTCGCATTCCTGTTGGTGGGACGGATTTTAGCACCCGTCCATACACGTACGATGATCTGAAGCTAGGTGACGTGGATCCCCTCCTTTCTAAATTCTCTCTTACCCCAGAAGATCTGAATTACAAG ATCCCGCTTGTGAAGCGTGCCTTAAAGATGTCTGGAAATCCAGTCAAGTTATTTGCTTCAGCCTGGGGTGCTCCAGGCTGGATGAAAACTAATGGAAAGATTTACGGAAAAGGAAAATTGCTCCCCCAGTTTTACTCTTCTTGGGCTCAGTACCATGTTTT ATTTTTAAAGAGCTATGAATCGCATAACATCAGTTTTTGGGGCCTCACCACTCAAAATGAACCTACTGATGGGCTGGTGAAGGATTTCAGTTTCAACTCCATTGGTTGGACTGCTGAGGAACAA GCAGCGTGGATTGGCGAACATCTTGGTCCAGCTCTTCACAACAGCAGCTACGGTACTCTTAAGATTATGATTTTGGATGACAACAGGTTTTTGTTAACAGGTTGGGTTAAGGAT GTGATGTCAAATAAACAGGCAGCTACCTATGTATCAGGGGTGGCTATTCACTGGTATCTCGACTTTGTTACCCCAGCTAATGTTCTAGATTATACTCATAAGAGTTATCCAGATTTGTTTTTGCTATACACTGAAGCGTGTACAG GACAGTGGCCGTGGCAGCCACTGAAGGTTGTGCTGGGATCCTGGGTTCGAGCTCAGAATTATGCTGCAGATATTATTGAG AATCTACAGCACTGGGTGTCTGGTTGGACTGATTGGAATTTGGCACTGGATATGAAGGGAGGGCCTAACTGGGCCAAAAATTTTGTCGATTCTCCCATTATAGTTAATGCT aaaGACGGAGAATTCTACAAGCAGCCCATGTACTACGCCCTTGCTCACTTTACAAAAGCATTACCAGAAGGCAGCCAGAGAGTGGAAATAAACTCTTCATTAGCCTTCGACAACTCAACAATAGGGCTTTCATATGTTGGTTTCGTTCGTCCGGACAACGCAACGTCACTGATACTGCTGAACAA GTCTCATGAAAAGATCAAGATTCAGCTGCAGGAGGAGAAAGTTGGAGTGCTGGATTTGACATTGGAGGCATTTTCCATAACCACTGTAACGTGGAAGCATTGA